In Dermacentor silvarum isolate Dsil-2018 chromosome 2, BIME_Dsil_1.4, whole genome shotgun sequence, the following proteins share a genomic window:
- the LOC119440094 gene encoding probable serine carboxypeptidase CPVL, translated as MHSINYRESNGIRISSGKNYEADCNGERGSELHSWLWLGLQENPEKAPVVLWLQGGPGGSSLFGLFVEHGPYWVAKRGVPELRDTTWAQRYSMLYIDNPVGAGFSFTQDDRGYARNEEDVGRNLHEALQQFFTLFHEYAANDFYATGESYAGKYVPAIAHAIDTALAPRVKINLRGIAIGDGMVDPETMYDYADFLYQIGLVDRRQSEYIRAETARAVAYIKRGRYIDALLIFDKLIIGATISQPSYFKNVTGLDFFYNFLLSKEPEGFGCYHAFVDSPIARKAIHVGNLTFNNGDATDSHLREDVMQSVKPWLASLMDKPQYKVLIYNGQLDIIIAYPLTDNFVCSIQWSGKEAFDKAERKIWKRPDGNGVAGYVRTVGNFTQVLVRDAGHILPYDQPEVALDLITRFIDGKPFDA; from the exons ATGCACAGCATCAATTACAGGGAGAGCAATGGCATTCGCATATCGAGTGGCAAAAACTATGAGG CAGACTGCAATGGAGAGAGGGGCTCCGAACTTCACTCGTGGCTTTGGCTCGGCTTGCAGGAGAACCCGGAGAAGGCGCCCGTGGTCCTGTGGCTGCAGGGAGGACCGGGCGGTTCCTCGCTGTTCGGACTGTTCGTGGAGCACGGACCGTACTGGGTGGCCAAGCGCGGCGTGCCCGAGCTTCGCGACACCACCTGGGCCCAGCGTTACTCGATGCTCTACATCGACAACCCGGTCGGCGCCGGCTTCAGCTTCACCCAGGACGACCGCGGCTACGCTCGCAACGAGGAAGACGTCGGCCGTAACCTCCACGAGGCCCTGCAGCAGTTCTTCACGCTCTTCCATGAGTACGCGGCCAACGACTTCTACGCAACGGGAGAGTCGTACGCCG GCAAGTACGTGCCGGCCATCGCGCACGCCATCGACACAGCCTTAGCGCCCAGGGTCAAGATCAACTTGCGCGGCATCGCTATTGGTGACGGAATGGTCGATCCAGAGACCATGTACGACTACGCCGATTTCTTGTACCAAATTGGCCTAGTAGACAGGCGACAATCCGAATACATTCGCGCGGAGACTGCCCGGGCCGTCGCTTACATCAAACGAGGACGGTACATAGATGCGCTCCTCATCTTTGACAAACTGATTATCGGTGCCACCATCTCTCAACCATCGTACTTTAAGAATGTCACAGGCCTCGACTTCTTCTACAACTTCCTCCTTTCAAAAGAGCCGGAGGGCTTCGGCTGCTACCACGCTTTTGTCGACTCGCCCATTGCCCGCAAGGCGATTCACGTGGGTAACCTGACTTTTAACAATGGAGATGCCACTGACAGCCACCTTCGGGAGGACGTCATGCAGTCCGTCAAGCCGTGGCTCGCGTCACTCATGGACAAGCCGCAGTACAAGGTGCTCATATACAACGGTCAACTGGACATTATCATCGCGTACCCACTGACGGACAACTTTGTGTGCAGCATCCAATGGTCGGGCAAGGAAGCTTTCGACAAGGCGGAACGTAAGATTTGGAAGAGGCCGGACGGAAATGGCGTCGCAGGATACGTCCGGACAGTTGGAAATTTCACGCAGGTCCTTGTTAGGGACGCCGGTCACATCCTGCCCTATGACCAGCCCGAGGTTGCGCTCGATCTTATCACACGATTCATCGACGGGAAGCCTTTCGACGCGTGA